The Panthera leo isolate Ple1 chromosome D1, P.leo_Ple1_pat1.1, whole genome shotgun sequence region AGCTCCATGCCATTTTTGTCTTATAAACTGTACTGcatgttcatttttcattccaCCTTCAATTAGTGCTAGGGCAACAAGCACTGGAGTTCTCCCAAGACCTGCAACACAGTGAACATCAATACAACAACCAGGTTCTTCATGAAATTTAATGTTGACAAGACTTAACCAGTCCTCAACAATCTGGTTAGATGGTGATGAACCATCATCAAAAGGCCAATCCAGCACCTGGATGCCTTCTTTGTCCACAAGAGCAGTGTTGTAGGTTGCTTCACATACTCTTACTATTGTAGTAACTCCATATTCCTTAAGTTCTTCTATAAATTTGTTGAAGGTTGCACTGGTTGGACTGTGTGTAATAAGAAATTTCATGTTCCTGTATGTGACTTCCACCGGGGCTGGCCGGTTCATTGGAGCCATGttaatttagttaaaatattcAATACGGTTacgaaaaaatgttttaaagttttgaatACAGAAATTATGTAAAGCAAAGTATCCTCTAATATATTCCACTGGAAATTCTCAatgatttaaatatgtaataGAGAGTAACAGGAAATGAAATGAACCTAACAGGAAATAATCCCTCAGTTCGGTATACTGAGTCCATGGAAAGGATGTGCACCCAGGTTTACCCCATCCAGGTCAAAATTCTTGTAAAATGCTCCGATGATGTCAACTGTGCACTTCTGTGCCCAGGATAAGGGCTCTTATGGAGGTTTCTTGGTGCAGTAGTATGAATCTCTCCAGTTCACTTGTCCTCATAAAGGTTGTGCTGTGCCTGGCAGTAATCTCTGGGGCCCTTCAGAAACTCCATAAATGTGTGACCAAGAATACCACAGAAAGGCACCCGTTTACTCATTAAAGACTGTGGCTTAATTATACAACTGTTCCCATGGAGGCGACACAGGGGGCAGCTGTGGCCTTGACTGCAGGGCAGGAAGCTGCAGTGGTTGTCCTGGGGCAGCAGCGACTGGACACCTGGCTCTACTATGCGCCAGCCTCCAAGAAGCCAATCCGCAGGCATTCAGGTGTCCTTGCATTGCAAGAGCTCACTTTCACAGCTGGGGTGACGTGTGCTCCTCTCCACCAATCACAGGAGTAGGGAGGGGCACAAGAAGCTGCCACAAGAAGCTTTGAGCGTGAGGCCTTCCTCACAGCGGACCTCACTACCAGTGCTGGTTGAGGAAGAGAGGCATGGGGGACCCTgagcttccttcctctccctatgaaggaggtgggagggacaCGGGAGGGTgtgaggggatgggtgggggtgggcgtgaaacaaatcctgaaagaagctgaaaagagacacagaagtgGACTATGATGGGCAGGAAAGGGAAGGTACTGGAGGAGAATCCCATCCATTCCATTGACTTTGACTGATAAACCTTTTatcatttgtttcatgttttagCTGTCTTTTGGGAACACATTGctagattttttctttaatacagtCTGACAATATTAGttttttaactgaagaaaattaatttatgttgttgtattattttacattgttAATTATTGCTATATTTGCTGTTTTTGCTCTCGTTTTGTGCTATTTGacatatttatctcttttttatccttcttgatttcttttggaTTAAGGTTTTTCTCTTCTAAATCCATATGCTAATTCCTCTACTGTGTTGGAATGTTGTGATTGTGGTTCAAACTTCTCAGCAATTATTATAGTTTAGACACTCTTCTAAATCTAAATGGCTTTATGTAAATTCAAGTGGTACAACAACCGTATaaattacatattctttatttccatatctctgatttaaaaaacaaataaaacctaggCGCAGAAAAGTTTTTTCCCCTAAGTTACATAGTAGTAAATGTCAGGGCTGATATTTGAATCCTGAAATTCTGGCTCTAGAGTCTAACTCTCTAATATATATGTGTcctatcatatattttatttttattcttttattacttAAATAGCTTagaagaagtcaaacattcaaAATCCTTTCTCATGTCTTGAAGGAATtcaacatgatatatatatatatatatatatatatatatatatatatatatacacacacatacatacatacacatacatatattggTTTTTTCTTtggcagagaaagagtgcacatgcatgtgagtaggggaggggtagagggaggtggaaagggagagaatcctaagcaggctccaagctgtcagctcagagcccaattcagggctcaatctcatgagccatgagatcatgacctgagccaaaatcaagagttggatgcttaacctagtgagccacccaggcacccctcaacagctttaaatattaatattgtcAAGCATTTTTGTAACCCCACAAATTACAATGTTGACAAAAAGTCTTTGCTTAAATTTGCCCAATATAAGTGATCAGTTTCTACGTTCACTATTCCTTCCTTGCATCTCTACTCTCTCttataaggttattttttttatccaagaGCATCTTTTATCCAGGAGCATTTCCAAAAgctttaataagtttttttttctaaaattctcttATTTGAGTTTCATTCTTAATAGTTTTGATAGgtatttaattttacattgaCATGTATTTTCTTAGCCCTTTGAAGACAttccttgttttcagttttcctctGTAATAGCCATAGAATTCTCTAAAATGTCTAGTGTTTgatggggtacttgggtggctcagtcagttaagcatctgatgtttgatttcagctcaggtcatcatctcatgagatcaagccccacattggactctgtaggaaataagcttaggaattccccaggcttacaccaatgggttaacaaggcataaagaagtacAAAACCATAAGATGCTctcacccaagtttgggtaaacaagattagcaccccagaatagggaggtgcaaaggctcTGCaccccccagaatagagagggaggagcaaagaCTCCAGAATAGAGAGGGGCACAAAGGCACCCagtacaaaggtatatgaggtaagcaagattaggcATTCAGGGTGGAAgtgccccccaatttagtactttagcagaaagctgctttcacagaagagaaagacCAAGTCAGGCAAACAGATAAATTGGACTATAGACCACTGCACTGCAGGCGAAGTAGCCCAGaatggagatggttaacaaaagaaaaggtgactTGTTAACCCTGAGATTATTTCCCCTATCTGTCTTATCCCCtcggctagctaagataaacagacatggcACCTCCTatctgctgttaacaaccatctgcccatctgctcggcgccaggattttgttttatattgacccaaacccaaaccccttatatcttcaaaacccccttttccctcaCATCTGCAAGTTAATGTtcccagtttctttgtctctttgtacatgcccatcacgtttgtaatccttctgatcttaataaacagggcaaggacccttattcggggctcttgtcttttcctggacattagccatctcttgttTTTCATCCTCTATCCCGCTCTTTTGCTGACCCAAAGAGAACTTTAGAGTTAGAGTCCTACAAcagggctctaagctgacagcgcagagcctgcttgggattttctctctctctctctctctctctctctctgcccctccaccattcatgctctgtctctcaaaaataaacatttaaaaataaacaaataaataaatatccacttTTTGAGCATAACATGATAccaaaaacagtacaaaaaagaaaactataggccaatatccctgatgaacatatatgtaaaaatcttcaacaaagtaatTAGCAAACCActttcaataatacattaaaaagctCGTTCACTATGATAAAGTAGAATTTATTCAGGGGATGAAAGAATGGttcaatacttgcaaatcaatcaacacgatacactacattaataaagataaaggataaaaatcatatgatcaaggcatccggaagatggcggcgtaggaggacgcggggctcacagcgcgtcctgccgatcacttagattccacctacacctgcctaaagaacccagaaaaccgccagaggattagcagaagggagtctccggagtcaagcgcagactagaggcccacggaagagggtaggaagggcggcgaggcggtgcgcgctccacggactggcgggagggagccggggcggaggggcggctcgccggccaagcagagcccccgagtctggctggcaaaagcggaggggccagacagactgtgttccgacagcaagcgcgacttagcgtctgggaggtcataagttaacagctctgctcggaaagcgggaaggctggaggacaaagggagggagagctgctgagcccccggacggcagagctcagcttggcggggaacaaaggcgccag contains the following coding sequences:
- the LOC122200881 gene encoding protein tyrosine phosphatase type IVA 1-like, whose protein sequence is MAPMNRPAPVEVTYRNMKFLITHSPTSATFNKFIEELKEYGVTTIVRVCEATYNTALVDKEGIQVLDWPFDDGSSPSNQIVEDWLSLVNIKFHEEPGCCIDVHCVAGLGRTPVLVALALIEGGMKNEHAVQFIRQKWHGAFNTKQLLYLEKYCSKMRLCYKASSGHRNNCYIQ